One region of Vidua macroura isolate BioBank_ID:100142 chromosome 21, ASM2450914v1, whole genome shotgun sequence genomic DNA includes:
- the FAM78A gene encoding protein FAM78A, with translation MGCIQSISCKSKVFRESISVIEVKASIDPIPTSIDESSSVVLRYRTPHFRASAQVLVPPLPKKETWIVGWIQACSHMEFYNHYGDQGMSSWELPDLLDGKIQAISDSDGVNYPWYGNTTETCTIVGPTKKESKFNISMNDNFYPSVTWAVPVSDSNVAKLTSIHRDQSFTTWLVATNTATNEMVTLQTIKWRMRLGIEVNPSRPLGQRAKLQEPSAQEQPQVLSKNEPIPPSALVKPNANDAQVLMWRPKDGPPLVVIPPKHR, from the exons ATGGGCTGTATTCAGAGTATTAGCTGCAAATCCAAAGTTTTCCGGGAAAGCATTTCAGTGATTGAAGTCAAAGCCTCCattgatcccattcccaccagCATTGACGAGTCCTCCAGCGTGGTCCTGCGCTACCGGACCCCTCACTTCCGAGCCTCTGCGCAAGTGTTGGTGCCCCCTCTTCCCAAGAAGGAGACCTGGATCGTGGGCTGGATCCAGGCTTGCAGCCACATGGAATTTTACAATCACTACGGGGACCAGGGAAT GTCAAGCTGGGAGCTTCCAGATCTACTGGACGGTAAAATCCAGGCCATCAGTGACTCAGATGGAGTGAACTATCCCTGGTATGGGAACACCACAGAAACCTGCACCATCGTGGGTCCCACCAAGAAGGAGTCCAAGTTCAACATCAGCATGAACGACAACTTCTATCCGAGCGTGACGTGGGCGGTGCCCGTCAGCGACAGCAACGTGGCCAAGCTCACCAGCATCCACCGGGATCAGAGCTTCACCACCTGGCTGGTGGCAACCAACACGGCCACCAACGAGATGGTGACCTTGCAGACTATCAAATGGCGCATGAGGCTGGGCATCGAGGTGAACCCCAGCAGGCCCCTGGGGCAGCGTGCCAAGCTGCAGGAGCCCTCTGCtcaagagcagccccaggtcctCAGCAAGAATGAGCCAATACCACCCAGTGCCCTTGTCAAACCCAATGCCAATGATGCTCAGGTACTCATGTGGAGGCCAAAGGATGGACCACCACTCGTGGTGATACCCCCAAAACATCGATAA